CTACCACTCCACCGCCCATGAGGTGCTGGTCATCGCGCGGGGACAGGCCCGAGTGACCCTCGGCGGCGAGGGCGGCCCGCAGGTGCAGGTGGGGGAGGGAGACGTGCTGGTGCTGCCCGCCGGAACCGGACACAGGAACGACGGTAGCAGCGCCGACCTGCTGGTGATCGGCGCCTATGCGGGGGGGCGGGAGTGGGACCTGTGCCGCCCGGAAGAGACGGATGTGGAGGAGGCGCGGGCGCGGATTGCGCGGGTGCCGGGGTGGGAGGGAGAGCCGGTGGACTGAGGCGTTATGTCTGAGACTGTGAATGACCTTCTGATGGACCTGCTCTCCCGCGATACGCACCGCGTCTGGTCGGCGGCTTGCGCGGTAAACGTCCTTCGAGACCCGCCAGCTCTGACAACCCTCGCCGAACACCTGCCCGAGATCGAGCGGGCGACAGAGGACCTGGGAGGCGGCCTCTTTCCCAACAACGAACGCTTACGCCAGGCGATCTACACCCTGCGGGCCCAGCGCGACGGCCTCTGCCGCTGCTGGCTCTACCCCGAATTCCTCACCTACGCTCCCCTCAAGGAGCAGGAGGCGGGCGACGTGACCGTGCTGTCCTCCGACCCGCCCGACTGGCACATGGACTACCACTGCCGTTGCGCCCACTGCGGCACGGAGTACAAGGTCGAGCAGCGAGAGGGGCACCTGACGTGGTGGAAGTGGCTCAAGCTCGGTGACGGAGCATCCTAGGCCGTCATGGAAGAGATCAGCGCAAGCGAGTTCTGGCAGTGGGCCTACTCGGATTTTCTGTCGAACGCCCTGCGGGGCGTTCTCGCGGAGTACATCGTGGCCCGGGCGGTGGGCTGCACGCACCGGCCACGTGTCGAGTGGGATGCCTACGACTTGAAGACCGATTCAGGACTGAGGATCGAGGTCAAGTCCGCCGCTTACCTGCAATCCTGGCAGCAGAAACGGCTGAGCCCTATCCGGTTCGACATAGGCATGAAAAGGGGCTGGGATGCTGAGGCAAATGTTGTCGCGCTGGAATCGTCACGCTCTGCCGATGTGTACGTCTTCTGCGTATTCGCCGCGCAGGAGAGGGAAACCGCTGACCCGCTGGAACTGAGCCAGTGGTTTTTTCTGGTTTGCTCTACAGAGCGACTGGCTCAGCGTTTTGGATGCCAAAAATCGGTTTCCCTCTCATCGCTGGAGGCCATGGGCCTTGAACGAGTGCCGTTCGAGGTGCTGCGTGCTCATGTCCAACTACAAGCGGCCAGCCCCTCCCCGGAAGCTGACCGCTGACGGCTGAGTGCTGACCGCTTCCCCTACGCCGCCCCCACCTTCTGGGCGATGATGCCCTCGATGTATTCCACCACGCTCTTCAGGGGCACGCGCGTCAGCACGTCCTCCAGGAAGGCGGTGACGAGCATCTTCTCGGCGAGTTCCTGGTGAATGCCGCGCGAGCGCAGGTAGAAGAGCTGCTCCCCATCGACGGGGCCGGTGGTCGAGCCGTGCGAGCAGCGCACGTCGTTGGCGTTGATCTCAAGCTGCGGCACCGAGTAGTTGCGCGCCTCGCTTGAGAGCATCAGCGTCCGGTGCTTCTGGTAGGCGTCCGTCTTCTGCGCCCCCAGGTCCACCTTGATCATGCCGCTGAACACGCCGACGCTTCTATCGTCGCCCACGCCCTTGTACAGCAGGTCGCTGTGCGCGTGCGGCGCGGCGTGGTGCTGCAAGGTGTAGTGGTCGAAGTGCTGGTCCTCGTTGGCGAAGTACAGCGCCAGCATCTCGGAGTCGGAGCCCTGCCCGCGCAGGTAGGACTGCATCTCGGTCCGGCTGAGCGTGCCGCCCATCGTGACGACGAGGCTGTTCAGGGTTGCGTCCCGGTGAACGTCGCCGCGCTGACGCTGGATGTGCGTCACACCCTTGCCCCAGTTCTGGATGGAGACGTAGCGGACCCGGGCGCCTTGCTTCACCACGAGTTCGACCGCGCCGATGGCGTAAGTGCCGGGCAGTTCCTCCGAGTCCTGCTCGTCGATGAAGGTGACCTGCGCGTTCTCCTCCGCCACGACAAGGGTGCGGGTGGCCGTGTAGGTGCCCGCCTCGCTCATGACGCGGAAGGACCCCAGCGGCAGCTCGACCTCCACCCCGCGCGGCACGTACACGAAGGCGCCGTTCGTCCACAGGGCCGCCGCCAGCGCGGAGAACTTGCCCTCGGAGGGATCGGGCGACTTGCTCGGCGTGGTGCCGGGCGCGGCGATGGTGGTGTCGTCGGGCACCTCGGCGGGCACCACGGAGTAGAGGTACTGTTGCACCTTGTCGGCGTGCTGCTCCACGGCAGTCTTCAGGTCGGTGAAGATGACGCCCTTCTGGGTCAGCTCGGCAGGCAGTTCGGTCGCGTACACCACGTCCGGGCCATCCAGCACGAGGAAGGCGCCCACGTCGGTGCGGCTCAGGCGTTCCCGCACGCTCGCCGGAAGCTGCGCCGTGTCGGTCGCGCGCTCACGCTTGGGGTGGGGGCGAAGCTGGTCAAAGTCCACTTCCACACGGGTGTACTTCCAGGCCTCGACCTGTTCGGTAGGCACGTCGAGAGTGTTGAACAGTTCGAGTGATTCACGCCGCTTGGAGGTCAGCCACTCGGGGCCGCCCACCTGGGTGAGGAGGTCTTGGGTGAAAGGTTGGGTCATGATTGCTCCTTGGAAAGTTCTTCGTTTCGCTGTTTCAGGCGCTCATGGAGTTCCTGGTCAGCCGTCTTGATTTTGTCGATCAGTGCCAGAGTGAAGGCCGCCAACTCGTGCTTCTCCAATCGGTCGTGCTTGTCCCACAAGCGGGACACGAGGCCGATGTCGAAGGCCCGTTCCTGCGCCCAGGTCATTGGGGAAGCCAACATCTTGACCATGTGAAGAGCGGTCAGGACGTAAGGGTCGCGTCCCTGAGCCACGTTGAGGAGGGCATTGATCTTGTCCTCCATATTGAGGTTGTTCAGCATGGAGGACAAGAGTCGCGCTTCCCGAGCATTGGCCTCAGGGTCGGCACTCCGCAAGGGAATACCCTTGACGCCCACCTCGAAGTCGAAAGCTTCCTCCTCCGACCAGTCCGCCGCAAACTCCCGCACCAGACCCAGCATGTGTCGCGCTTTGGCCTCACCCTCGGCGTACTCGGCGTCGGCCTCGATCTTGCGCGCTCGGTCGTCAATGAAGCCCGCCACCGCGTCCAGGGCAGCAGCGTCCACCGTGTCCAGTTTGGCTTGGAGTTCTTGACGAATGGTCATGCTTTCCCCCGACGAGAAAAGAGCCGCACCCACTCAGGAGTGCGGCCCTCGGGCCAGCCTCAGCCCACCGAGCCTTCCATCTCCAGCTCGATCAGGCGGTTGAGTTCCACCGCGTACTCCAGCGGGAGTTCCTTGGCGATGGGCTCGATGAAGCCGCGCACGATCAGGCCCGCCGCCTCGTCCTCGCTCAGGCCGCGCGACTGGAGGTAGAGAATCTGCTCGTCGTTGATCTTGGAGACGGTCGCCTCGTGGCCTACGCTGGCTGTCTTCTCCTCGATCTCGATGTAAGGGTAGGTGTCGGTGCGGGCCTCCTCGTCCAGCAGCAGGGCGTCACACTCGACGTTCGTCTTGCTGCCCTTCGCGCCCTCGTAGATCTTGACGAGGCCACGGTAGGAGGAGCGGCCCGAGTCCTTGGAGATCGACTTGGAGACGATGGAGCCGCTGGTGTGCGCCGCGAAGTGAAC
The DNA window shown above is from Deinococcus planocerae and carries:
- the sufD gene encoding Fe-S cluster assembly protein SufD, translating into MTQPFTQDLLTQVGGPEWLTSKRRESLELFNTLDVPTEQVEAWKYTRVEVDFDQLRPHPKRERATDTAQLPASVRERLSRTDVGAFLVLDGPDVVYATELPAELTQKGVIFTDLKTAVEQHADKVQQYLYSVVPAEVPDDTTIAAPGTTPSKSPDPSEGKFSALAAALWTNGAFVYVPRGVEVELPLGSFRVMSEAGTYTATRTLVVAEENAQVTFIDEQDSEELPGTYAIGAVELVVKQGARVRYVSIQNWGKGVTHIQRQRGDVHRDATLNSLVVTMGGTLSRTEMQSYLRGQGSDSEMLALYFANEDQHFDHYTLQHHAAPHAHSDLLYKGVGDDRSVGVFSGMIKVDLGAQKTDAYQKHRTLMLSSEARNYSVPQLEINANDVRCSHGSTTGPVDGEQLFYLRSRGIHQELAEKMLVTAFLEDVLTRVPLKSVVEYIEGIIAQKVGAA
- a CDS encoding cupin domain-containing protein, with translation MEPELLALPLGGPVPNSALPARLYRAALKGRTPAQIEHHLADRGWTNAWRDGIYPFHHYHSTAHEVLVIARGQARVTLGGEGGPQVQVGEGDVLVLPAGTGHRNDGSSADLLVIGAYAGGREWDLCRPEETDVEEARARIARVPGWEGEPVD